One Blastopirellula marina genomic window carries:
- a CDS encoding tetratricopeptide repeat protein, whose protein sequence is MNGQLCRPISSFLFVGMILFGSSVSTTYNAFGSGCEPEPNNDPRGIQEVFGPIERAALDETEEAQKDAELKRITQERATIQRERLEADLRRVTDRLQTSLKNVQLWLTRARIYEQLERREAAVSDLSEAMKLQGESVDLLIRQANLWQDLNEFQKADDALLQAFKLEPQNADIFFTRGKLFQEQWETQNAYNEFSKAIKLDPQHKMARYHRGYILINGRITEEMAELACKDFAAALELDPDMMQARYFYVRAAYISGRPKEAIRQANYVIWDDPKSDCTYLYRCKAYMDLGKLDQALHDATRYILFEPDDMLRYGLRALVYEKRKEYDKAVKDWTKYISVMKHARQPYKSRAKAYGYLGRYEEAAADWDTLVKMEPNNSDFIRFRASAYAGMGKYDEALADIEAAKRVSYFPAGLDGDLENILTKMGEFPRARAMANEAMMAGYKRQNRLDKFEQEFAAEQLELRRNVEEQLARVRQGIPTQGNKFSLHHNASVFKAKGWTGPWLEGLTQLLASTKDPKIQQGTLDASNTFINSIGIHTLPEKETQQAIAALRKLSESEPTPQIKEMAEVQIKTLQVLKAVNEPDNKITEPNCLSFEKFEYLESKSGEPVQFKKYGHRWTESIPGQPTHFYREIKRTPEYIEMFDLNRAVWVRLSETKATTSKDRESWDLISEGKVIAK, encoded by the coding sequence ATGAATGGACAACTCTGCCGACCGATCTCCTCTTTTCTTTTCGTAGGGATGATCCTTTTCGGAAGTTCGGTTTCCACCACATATAATGCCTTTGGCTCAGGTTGCGAACCAGAACCCAACAACGACCCGCGTGGTATCCAAGAGGTATTCGGTCCGATCGAACGGGCGGCATTGGACGAAACGGAAGAAGCGCAGAAAGATGCAGAGTTGAAACGTATTACGCAAGAGCGCGCGACGATTCAGCGAGAACGCTTGGAAGCGGATTTAAGACGCGTGACCGATCGCTTGCAGACGTCTCTTAAGAATGTTCAACTTTGGCTCACCAGGGCGCGCATTTACGAGCAACTGGAAAGACGTGAAGCCGCAGTCAGTGATTTGTCCGAAGCAATGAAGTTGCAAGGAGAATCGGTCGATCTGCTCATCCGCCAGGCGAATCTTTGGCAGGATCTCAACGAATTCCAGAAAGCGGATGACGCGCTTCTACAAGCGTTCAAGCTTGAGCCGCAAAATGCAGACATTTTCTTCACTCGCGGAAAACTCTTTCAGGAGCAGTGGGAAACTCAAAATGCGTATAACGAGTTTTCGAAGGCGATCAAACTCGACCCACAACACAAGATGGCTCGTTATCATCGGGGCTATATCTTAATCAACGGGCGAATCACGGAGGAAATGGCGGAATTAGCGTGTAAAGACTTCGCCGCCGCTTTGGAATTAGACCCTGACATGATGCAGGCTCGCTACTTCTACGTCCGAGCTGCTTATATTTCGGGAAGGCCGAAAGAGGCAATTAGACAGGCGAATTACGTTATCTGGGATGATCCGAAATCGGATTGCACGTACCTGTATCGCTGCAAAGCGTACATGGATTTGGGAAAACTTGATCAAGCATTGCACGACGCTACTCGCTACATCCTATTCGAGCCAGACGACATGCTTCGCTACGGCCTTCGGGCGTTGGTATACGAAAAGCGCAAGGAGTACGACAAAGCCGTGAAAGATTGGACCAAGTACATCTCGGTGATGAAGCACGCCCGGCAGCCATATAAGTCGCGAGCAAAAGCTTACGGCTATTTAGGAAGGTACGAGGAAGCAGCAGCCGACTGGGATACACTCGTCAAGATGGAGCCTAACAATTCCGACTTCATAAGGTTTCGCGCGAGTGCTTATGCCGGAATGGGCAAATACGATGAAGCCCTGGCCGACATTGAAGCCGCAAAACGAGTGAGCTATTTTCCCGCTGGGTTAGACGGGGATCTAGAAAATATTTTGACCAAAATGGGTGAGTTTCCTCGAGCACGCGCAATGGCGAATGAAGCGATGATGGCGGGATATAAGCGTCAAAACAGATTGGACAAATTCGAACAAGAGTTCGCCGCCGAGCAACTGGAACTTCGTCGGAATGTTGAGGAACAACTTGCTCGTGTCAGACAGGGAATTCCTACGCAAGGCAACAAGTTCTCACTGCATCACAACGCAAGTGTCTTCAAAGCGAAGGGCTGGACTGGGCCTTGGCTCGAAGGGTTAACCCAATTGCTTGCAAGTACGAAGGATCCCAAGATCCAACAAGGCACACTAGACGCCTCGAACACCTTCATAAATTCTATTGGAATTCATACGCTACCGGAAAAGGAAACTCAGCAAGCGATTGCCGCCTTGCGGAAACTGTCTGAGTCGGAACCCACGCCACAAATCAAAGAGATGGCGGAAGTCCAAATCAAGACATTGCAAGTACTTAAGGCCGTTAACGAGCCTGACAATAAGATAACCGAACCGAACTGCTTGTCGTTCGAGAAGTTTGAGTATCTCGAAAGTAAAAGTGGCGAGCCTGTTCAATTCAAAAAGTACGGACACCGCTGGACCGAAAGTATCCCCGGCCAGCCGACGCACTTCTACCGGGAAATCAAAAGAACGCCGGAATATATCGAAATGTTTGACCT